CCCGGACAAGCTGTAGCACCGTACTAGGCAGTGTAAGTCGTTTCTGTAGTTATacattgttgatattgttcTTTTACTGATACTGACACTGTATGATACTATAAGAcaaaataatataataaagATGATACTTGAAATCACTGTatatttaaaatttttaccGAATCGCTGACTCGTCAAGTTTTTCCTCTcactctctttttcttccttctttctCCAGTCTTCTGCATATGGCTTTTGCACCACGGTGGGAAAAGATTAGAGAATCTAAGAttgattcttcaaattattGCTTAACCATTCTAAACCTTCATACAAACCTTCACCAGAAGTTGCACATGTAGCTTGGATAAACCATGGACGGTTTCTGATCGAATGTAAACCTAGTTTTTCGGTGATCTCAGCAGCTGACATTGCTTCCGGCAAATCCAATTTATTGGCAAAGACTAACCAAACAGCGTTTCtcaattcatcttcattcaaCATTCTTTGCATAACTTCTCTTGCTTCAGTGATACGCGATCTATCGTTGGAATCGACCACAAAAATAACACCTTCGGTGTTTCTGTAATAATGTCTCCACAATGATCTGATTCTGGTTTGTCCACCCACATCCCAGACTGTGAAGGAAATGTTTTTGTATTGAACAGTCTCTACATTGAACCCAATGGTTGGAATTGTAGTAATGACCTCACCCAGTTTCAACTTGTACAAAACAGTAGTCTTACCAGCACCATCAAGACCAACCATAAGGATACGCATCTCCTTGTTACCAAAAAGGTTGCTAAACAACTTCGACGCAAATAGAcccattttttctctttttaaACCGTTCTTTTACAATGATAACAActaaacaaaaaaagatctaGCCAGCTAATGTTCTTTCTCTATAACTATGATGCGCGGGCGTGTTAGTAGGTGAATGTATCGAAAAAATCCAGCAAGATAAATTGTGATGGGATATGACAAGAGATGCCACTTCCTTACAGGCCAGCTTGGCTCCTTGTTGCTTTCCACAACCACAACAAAGACCACCACCACTCCTATTTCCCAGAACCTCGCTCGCTGTCaacatggaaaaaaaaccgtgtttgaaatttttcgtTGCTAACGATGCTGAGGGGGGGGAGTTCTCATCAGGTGGCAAAAAGAACCAGCGGTTAGCCTGCTCCAGCAGCACGGACAGCCCTGATAGAACACTGAGCTGGTCACGATTGTGTGCGCCATGCTGCGTTGATTGTCCAATGCCATATGTGGTCCCAATAATCGGGAAAACACTGAAAATCCAGTGCTCCCCtcattttcactttcaatcTTGAGGTGCGTTCCCGTAGAATCAATCAGGGAAACGGATCAGATAACTTACTATTAGTAGAAACGTTAGAAACTGTCGACAATCGCGTCCTAGGTACACCGTGATAGTTGTATGGTCTTGAAACACTCTTCTACACTGATAAACAAACACTTATCACTGTTGTGTGCGAAAGAGAGGAAAAGATCCAACGACGAAACTGATTCGATTCGATCCGAAAAGGCGATTACGGTCGTTTTCAACGACGcgtttttcatttttcactttttcactttttcacCTGGAATTATTTTACCGAGCACTTGCGAGCCCTTATTACAAGACGAGGGCTCGCTGTGACAGTTAAGTGAGTCTTGAAATGGGTGATGGGCCCGCCGTAAGAGCCTCTTGGGGGATATCGAATTCGCAATGTCACTCTTATAATGCTCGTTACGCAGTCCGTAACGGGCCTGACGTGTTGTTTGTAGCGTGCTTGGAGCAGGTGAGCTCTTTTACAGCGCAGAGTGGCTCAAAAGATGAGCCTCTTGCTGTTCTTCCGCAGCACACAACAGCAAGACGTTCATGGCACATGGGCTCGGAACTGTGAAATTGCTTGAATGCCTATTAGATGGTGTAACTAAATATTACGTGTATAGCAAACTCTACTTAAGCTTGAGTGATTTTAAGTCCGTGGACGGTATTGCCTTGAGCGGCTATATGCGATGAGGAAGCTGGGTCGGTTCAGAAACGGGATTGTTAGAGGGACCTATTTTCCCACATTGATTTTGCAGGTGGCGTATTTCTGTAGCCCTCTTATAAAGACGGAGTAGATGACATCGTGGTTGTCCTCCTCCCAATGGAGCTCTGTGAGTCGTATATGCCAGGGTGGAAACCCTTGCAAATCCAGGCACGGACCGAAATACAGCAGCAAGTCTGGCTCGGGCCCTACCAGATGGACCAGCTCTTTGTCGACGAGACTCATAGTGATATCGCCAAGTTTTAGCTCTTTGGAAGCGCAAAGATCCGCCATTGTGCGCGTTAAATCAACAATGGTCTCCCTTCCATCCCTGTTGGAAAGCAGCGAAATTTCTATGGCCACTTTATGATTTTCGGTGGAACTCGAATctttatcattgaaataGATTTTGTTTAGATGCGGAATTCGAACAGCATACTTTGGAATGTGGGATGTTCCAAAATACTTGCTCAACTTGTTGCGAATGTCCTTCCGGAAATCCTGCACGTTCTTTTTCAAGACACCATCATAATCGTACAATACTAAATGCTTTATTCCCGCGCTTACAGTCCAACACACGATCTCGCTGCCGTCATTCATTAGCCCCTGGGAGCCACCGCCAACGTGACTCTCTGATTTCATTTCGAGTATTGCAGCAAGCCGCTTTGGTATCTTCTCTAATTTGGTTACGTCTTGTCTAATCAACTGTGGAGTATTCGACGGATTGTAGATGATGTTGAGCAttcttattttcattttattcCACTCATACTGGCAATATCTATAGCATCCATAGACCAAATAGAGGGTGACCAGTAGTACCTTATAGATAGAGTATTGAATTTTactcttttgctttttccaaaatgtCTTATTCTCTTCATTTCCCAAGGATTCACCAGCGTCAGATTTGCCAGAAAATAGCGAGCCTATTAAAGCTTGTAAGGCTTTAAGCTTGGAATATTTCCCTTCAGTACCATTCATGACACTGGCCTCAGGTGGTGCAGTTCTTCGCATCGCGCCCTTTGATTCAAATGTTCCCATCTCTGCGTGCGAGCGTACTCACTCCTTGACAAGCTCTGTTCTACAGAATTGCGTCGGTCTTAACGTCCCGACTTCAGCTGAATATAAATGTTTGGTCCACTCGCTTGGTTTTATTCTTTACAGCCTTGTTTCATGAAGTGCTAGTGCCTCATTTACGGTACCCGCCAATATTGAAACAAGACACACATAGGAAAACTCGTTGCTAATGATTGAATACATGCAATTATCAGTTCGTAGTTCTCAGGTACAAACTATTAGCATCATATTAATTATTCATTATATAATGGCTATTTTGTATTCAGGCACTGTGAGAGTCTGAAAGATTAAATTATTTAAGATTACTTGAGTTCGTTCGACTGTCCATCAAATGGGCCATGTACTCGTTTATACTGGCCCTATGTTTAGCATCTCCAGCACCTCTATGCGAAAAGGTCCTGCCTTCTGCATctccttcaaaattatcttcatcacttGAATCACTTGGAATTGATGGGGGTCCCCTTGTATACGTATTGAGCTCCAGCCCATTGCCAAGGTCAACACAGTTCGGAGTAAATTCATCATACCCCGTCTCTGAACAGGTTGCCTGTTGATTACCGCTGAGTCCTTGAGTCCGTCCATCTGCTgtattatcattttcaatactattgctgttgttgttatcattatttttattatcattatcattatcgTCGCTAGTTTCATAACTAGTATTCATGCTAGTAGCATTGTTGCTTCTACTGTCtactttttgtttttcagaagaaaaatttgtttggGCCCCATCAAAGTGAAGATTACTTACTGTAACGTTGGTGACACTTTGGTTGGTAGTTGTCGTCATCTGTACATCATCACTGTGTTCAGTTTCTATCTTATCCGCCGTGTTCAAGAATTTATTTATAGACTGCTGCCTGATTCTCTTATTCCATTCACCAGACTGCATACTATTAGGTGACCTGTTGTACAGTTCATCAATCTCTTCCAACGTTAGTCCTCTTGTCTCATATATCGTGAAATACACCACAGCAACACCAAGTGCATTCAAGCTACcccaaataaaaaaaattttggttcCTATTGATGAAGTATGAGAGCCTGTATCAACAATGTAAGGCGTGATCAACGCACAGATGAAGTTAATTAACCAATTTGAAGCAGCGCATATTGCTGTACACTTTGATCTGATCCCCAATGGATATAGTTCAGCTGATATGACCCACACTACTCCTCCCCAGGTCGCGGAGAAAGAAGCAATAAACAGGCATATAAATGCTATCATAACTTTATTGGCTATCACGGAGTTTGTTGAGCAACCAACAATGGCGATGATAAAATTAGATGCGGTCATTAGAATTCCCCCGATGAGAAGTACTTTACGCCTACCTATAGTTTCCACGAGAAATAAGCCGGGAATATTAAAAGCAACATTCACCGCATAAGTGATAAAGGAAACCATGTAGCTGTTCGTTACACCAGTTCggctgaaaaaattgacaCCATAgtaaaaaatgaaattgatgcCAGAAAACTGCTGACACGCTTGAATTGCAATGCCAGAAAGCATTCGTAAAGTTTGCTTCGTTCTGCTTGGACTTGACCGGAAGCAATCTAATAGATTTGAGGAACCAAATGAGGCCTCGTAATCATACGTAGCCTTGATTTCTACCAGTTCTTCTAACAATCCAGCGTCCGTTATAGGCACTCCTCTCAAAAAGGACAGCGATTCAGCAGCCTTATCTAACTGGTCTTTTAAAACATAAAAACGTGGACTTTCTGGTAAGAAAAACATTCCTATTGCCAAAACTGCGGCCCAAACATATTGCAGACCTATAGGGATCCTATATGAAGATGCAGAATTTCTATTGTGTGTTCCCTGGGATACGGCACTGGATACTAGCAGTCCCCATGTTATTGCCCACTGATAAGTAGAAATAATTGCTCCTCTCAATAGTTTATGCGAGGCTTCACCTTGATAAAGTGGAACGACGGCCGATATTAAACCAATACCAATTCCAGATACTACCCTACCTGCAATTAAAAGGCCCACATTATTGGCTGCTACTTGTAAAGAGTTTCCGATGCAGAATATAATAGTAGTGCTAAACATAATAGTAATTTTTCTGCcataagaatcagaaagtaAGGGTGCTGATAAAGCACCGAAAAAAGTTCCCAGTGACAAAAAGGAAACTAAAATTGACATTTCTTTAGCAGTGAACTCAACCCTATTTGGAGCCAAATTTGACTTGACATATTTCATATCTGTGATGCTATTGATTAAGCCCGTATCGTAACCGAATAAAAAACCTCCCACGGCGACGAAAACACCTACAAATATAGTCATCGCATTCGATTGCGGCAATGGTGGTTTCGAGAATACCAAAGACTCATTATCCATATCTGATAGTTCATATGTTTCTGAATGATTATAGTTCGCTACTGATACATTCTCAGATTCTGTCATGGTGTCTTCGTTATGGGAGTGAGTGCTATTCGCCTCCGTTGCATTAGAACTACCCGGAGATGAAGGTCGCAGTGAAGTCCGTTTGGCAAGTTTATTAATTGCCCTTCTCAAAGACCCCTTTCTTGATGTGTGTAGCACTTTCTCGACACAATTTATTGTCTTGGCCATTTTGTATGTATTTTAGATTTTAAAGATTTTTCCAGGTTTCATAACACAGACGCAAATTAAGATAGATCAACAGTGAATGAATTGTCACTAATACTGCTCACTAGTGGCTAATAAAAGGATGTGTGATCTGAGGAGTAAGCTGTCTTACTTTATGGAGTTGTTAACTCTATTACACTCGCTACCACCCACTTTTTTGTCTTATTTCATCCCGCATACAAGAAgggaagaaatgaaaactAAAATAACGGctgattctttttgaaatgaacATGACAAAAAGAATCTTCAATAAACAACTGAAATGGATATGATGAACCTATAATGTTTTTTGAAGGGAACAGTGCATCGTAGGACTATCCTGCTtcacaattgaaaaatagtATTGGCAACAGGAAACAATCTTTGAGCCTATATACCAAAATGCCTCTGTGGACGCCTTTTCAGTTTACATGTCAATGTTCTCCAGCTATATGCAAGAGCCTGCCAACGTATAGTTCAAGGGCTTCCATCGAGTTATTTTTTGTCCTATACTTCTACTGTTTCTCATTTCCGACCCAGCAGCATAATTAATGTAATCATCGCGGTAATTGATTGTATTCTTCCATATCACCGCATCAATTTCTCTTCAATGGCACTGCTTAGATAGTTATATGCATGACAGCCTCGAGAGCTTATATTGGAAGCAATTCCGCATTTTGAGGTATCTTAGATCCAAGCTTCGCTAGATAGCCTAGAGTTCAAATAATAAAcctgataaaaaatttaggAAGTCAGATAAAATAATAATCAGTTATTCTTTGTAAGTTTACTTCAAGTGGGGGCAAATTGATTAACAATCCTGTCAATATATGGTTATACGGAGCCAACGCATCACAATTTAATTGTAGTATTTCTGTTTGCCTGAATTAAGTTACAAAATTCTAAATTTATTTAAGGCGTGCTATTCAAGTTGATGTTGCCTCGGCAATACCTATCAGCCTTTTTACGCCGGTGAGCCAATTGCCAGCTTCTTGGGCGTAATTTGTGGCGATATCGACATGGACTTGCATGGCCTCCGAGTACTTGTTGTCTTTTAGCAGCTCAACTATGCGTTTCAGTTTCTCAATTGTAGGCTGAGTTAACAAGTCTTGTCTTTCTAAATGGTGAAACAAAATGTTCAATCTTTTGTTACAGtccttcaattgttttgtATACTCTTTCGGAATTAAAGGTGTTACACGGGCCAGCTCCTCTTTTAAAAAGTCAACGATAGGTTGCTGATCCTCGGGAACGCCTGAGCGTGAACTTGCAGATTTCGAAACCTGTGGATCAGTGCTCGAGGTTAATTTTGCAGCAGTTGCTACTGGAGAAGTCAAGGAAGTTGCTAAAGACACATTATTATTGCCATTTGATTGCGTTGACGCCATAGAGCCATCAGGAGACTTTTGCACGGATTCTAATAAGGTGCTTGCGTTTTGAACACTCGTTATAttgtgatttttctttttcacattAGTAGGTGGAGGCCTGGAAGCTGCGACGGGTGGTGCCGAAGCAGATCCATTTGTGAAAGAGCTCATAGGAGATGACATTTGGCCAGCTACAATTGGTGGCTGCTGAGGAGGTGCATAAGGGCTACTTTGACGAGACGGTAAAGAAGCGGCGACCGGTGGAGCGTAAGCATTGGCGGGGGGTGCAGCTTTATTGCTCGTTACAGGAGGAGCGTAAGGGTTTGCATTAGCCATTGTACCATTGGGTTGAGGTGCTGGCTCGTAACTCATTGTTGGATTTGGTGCGATGGATGAGGCTACTGCAGGTTGAGGCGCATATGGGCTTGAAGCTGGAATTTTAGGAGAATTTGAGACCAAAGACGCGTTAGATGAAACAGAAGTCTTTCTACTGCCTTTTATAGGTGGTGGAAGTTGAGA
This Zygotorulaspora mrakii chromosome 5, complete sequence DNA region includes the following protein-coding sequences:
- a CDS encoding uncharacterized protein (similar to Saccharomyces cerevisiae ARF2 (YDL137W) and ARF1 (YDL192W); ancestral locus Anc_7.307), with translation MGLFASKLFSNLFGNKEMRILMVGLDGAGKTTVLYKLKLGEVITTIPTIGFNVETVQYKNISFTVWDVGGQTRIRSLWRHYYRNTEGVIFVVDSNDRSRITEAREVMQRMLNEDELRNAVWLVFANKLDLPEAMSAAEITEKLGLHSIRNRPWFIQATCATSGEGLYEGLEWLSNNLKNQS
- the NUS1 gene encoding ditrans,polycis-polyprenyl diphosphate synthase (similar to Saccharomyces cerevisiae NUS1 (YDL193W); ancestral locus Anc_7.308); its protein translation is MGTFESKGAMRRTAPPEASVMNGTEGKYSKLKALQALIGSLFSGKSDAGESLGNEENKTFWKKQKSKIQYSIYKVLLVTLYLVYGCYRYCQYEWNKMKIRMLNIIYNPSNTPQLIRQDVTKLEKIPKRLAAILEMKSESHVGGGSQGLMNDGSEIVCWTVSAGIKHLVLYDYDGVLKKNVQDFRKDIRNKLSKYFGTSHIPKYAVRIPHLNKIYFNDKDSSSTENHKVAIEISLLSNRDGRETIVDLTRTMADLCASKELKLGDITMSLVDKELVHLVGPEPDLLLYFGPCLDLQGFPPWHIRLTELHWEEDNHDVIYSVFIRGLQKYATCKINVGK
- a CDS encoding sugar porter family MFS transporter (similar to Saccharomyces cerevisiae SNF3 (YDL194W) and RGT2 (YDL138W); ancestral locus Anc_7.309), with translation MAKTINCVEKVLHTSRKGSLRRAINKLAKRTSLRPSSPGSSNATEANSTHSHNEDTMTESENVSVANYNHSETYELSDMDNESLVFSKPPLPQSNAMTIFVGVFVAVGGFLFGYDTGLINSITDMKYVKSNLAPNRVEFTAKEMSILVSFLSLGTFFGALSAPLLSDSYGRKITIMFSTTIIFCIGNSLQVAANNVGLLIAGRVVSGIGIGLISAVVPLYQGEASHKLLRGAIISTYQWAITWGLLVSSAVSQGTHNRNSASSYRIPIGLQYVWAAVLAIGMFFLPESPRFYVLKDQLDKAAESLSFLRGVPITDAGLLEELVEIKATYDYEASFGSSNLLDCFRSSPSRTKQTLRMLSGIAIQACQQFSGINFIFYYGVNFFSRTGVTNSYMVSFITYAVNVAFNIPGLFLVETIGRRKVLLIGGILMTASNFIIAIVGCSTNSVIANKVMIAFICLFIASFSATWGGVVWVISAELYPLGIRSKCTAICAASNWLINFICALITPYIVDTGSHTSSIGTKIFFIWGSLNALGVAVVYFTIYETRGLTLEEIDELYNRSPNSMQSGEWNKRIRQQSINKFLNTADKIETEHSDDVQMTTTTNQSVTNVTVSNLHFDGAQTNFSSEKQKVDSRSNNATSMNTSYETSDDNDNDNKNNDNNNSNSIENDNTADGRTQGLSGNQQATCSETGYDEFTPNCVDLGNGLELNTYTRGPPSIPSDSSDEDNFEGDAEGRTFSHRGAGDAKHRASINEYMAHLMDSRTNSSNLK